The following are encoded together in the Peromyscus maniculatus bairdii isolate BWxNUB_F1_BW_parent chromosome 22, HU_Pman_BW_mat_3.1, whole genome shotgun sequence genome:
- the Trip10 gene encoding cdc42-interacting protein 4 isoform X1: protein MDWGTELWDQFEVLERHTQWGLDLLDKYVKFVKERAEVEQAYAKQLRSLVKKYLPKRPTKDDPEVKFSQQQSFVQLLQEVNDFAGQRELVAESLGIRVCLELAKYSQEMKQERKMHFQEGRRAQQQLENGFKQLETSKRKFERDCREAEKAAHTAERLDQDINATKADVEKAKQQAHLRNHMAEESKNEYAAQLQRFNRDQAHFYFSQMPQIFDKLQDMDERRATRLGAGYGLLSEAELQVVPIIGKCLEGMKVAAESVDAKNDSQVLIELHKSGFARPGDLEFEDFSQVMNRVPSDSSLGTPDGRPELRAASSRSRAKRWPFGKKNKPRPPSLSLLGGHLPSTLSDGPPSPRSGRDPLAILSEISKSVKPRLASFRSLRGGRGTVVTEDFSHLPPEQQRKRLQQQLEERNRELQKEEDQREALKKMKDVYEKTPQMGDPASLEPRIAETLGNIERLKLEVQKYEAWLAEAESRVLSNRGDSLSRHSRPPDPPATAPPDSSSSSNNSGSQDNKESSEEPPSEEGQDTPIYTEFDEDFEESAPPIGHCVAIYHFEGSSEGTISMSEGEDLSLMEEDKGDGWTRVRRKQGGEGYVPTSYLRVTLN, encoded by the exons ATGGATTGGGGCACCGAGCTGTGG GATCAGTTTGAGGTGCTGGAACGCCACACGCAGTGGGGACTGGATCTGTTGGACAAATACGTGAAGTTCGTGAAAGAACGCGCCGAGGTGGAGCAGGCTTATGCCAAGCAACTCCG GAGCCTGGTGAAAAAGTACCTTCCCAAGAGACCTACCAAAGATGACCCCGAAGTCAA GTTCAGCCAGCAACAGTCATTCGTCCAGCTTCTCCAGGAGGTCAATGATTTCGCAGGCCAGCGAGAGCTGGTGGCCGAGAGTCTGGGCATCCGAGTGTGCCTGGAGCTGGCCAAGTACTCGCAGGAGATGAAGCAGGAGAGGAAGATG CATTTCCAGGAAGGCCggcgggcccagcagcagctggagaaTGGCTTCAAACAGCTGGAGACT AGCAAGCGGAAGTTTGAGCGGGACTGCCGGGAGGCCGAGAAAGCGGCTCACACCGCCGAGCGGCTGGACCAGGACATTAATGCCACCAAGGCAGATGTGGAGAAG GCCAAGCAGCAAGCCCACCTTCGGAACCACATGGCCGAAGAGAGCAAGAACGAGTACGCGGCCCAGCTGCAGCGCTTCAACCGAGACCAGGCCCACTTCTACTTCTCACAGATGCCCCAGATATTCGAC AAGCTGCAGGACATGGATGAACGGCGGGCCACCCGCCTGGGGGCCGGGTACGGGCTCTTATCAGAGGCTGAACTGCAGGTGGTCCCCATTATCGGCAAATGCTTGGAGGGCATGAAGGTGGCCGCGGAGTCCGTGGATGCTAAGAAT GACTCACAAGTCCTCATTGAACTACACAAGTCAGGGTTCGCCCGCCCGGGTGACTTGGAATTCGAAGACTTCAGCCAAGTCATGAACCGAGTGCCTTCGGACAGCAGCCTGGGCACGCCGGACGGCAGGCCCGAGCTCCGAGCGGCCTCCAGTCGCAGCCGTGCCAAGCGCTGGCCTTTTGGGAAAAAGAACAAG CCGCGTCCCCCATCCTTGTCCCTCCTGGGGGGTCACCTACCCTCCACATTGTCTGATGGACCCCCGTCCCCTCGTTCTGGCCGCGACCCCTTGGCCATACTGAGCGAGATCAGTAAGTCGGTCAAACCGCGGCTAGCATCCTTCCGCAGCCTCCGAGGTGGCCGTGGG ACCGTGGTCACCGAAGATTTCAGTCACCTGCCCCCGGAGCAGCAGAGAAAGCGACTCCAGCAACAGTTGGAAGAGAGGAACCGGGAGTTGCAGAAAGAGGAGGACCAGAG GGAGGCCCTGAAGAAGATGAAAGATGTATATGAGAAAACACCACAGATGGGAGACCCTGCCAGCTTAGAGCCCCGCATTGCAGAAACCCTGGGCAACATCGAGAGGCTGAAGCTAGAAGTGCAGAAGTATGAG GCTTGGTTGGCAGAAGCTGAAAGCCGGGTCCTCAGTAACCGGGGGGACAGCCTAAGCCGTCACTCCAGGCCCCCTGATCCCCCAGCTACTGCCCCACCTGatagcagcagtagcagcaacaACAGTGGATCCCAGGATAATAAAGAGAG CTCAGAAGAGCCCCCTTCAGAAGAAGGCCAGGACACCCCCATCTACACTGAGTTCGATGAGGACTTTGAAGAGTCTGCACCCCCCATCGGCCACTGTGTAGCTATCTACCACTTTGAAG gATCCAGTGAGGGGACCATCTCCATGTCGGAGGGGGAAGACCTCAGTCTGATGGAAGAAGACAAGGGTGATGGATGGACACGGGTCAGGCGGAAACAGGGAGGCGAGGGCTATGTGCCCACCTCTTACCTCCGAGTCACACTCAACTGA
- the Trip10 gene encoding cdc42-interacting protein 4 isoform X2 produces the protein MDWGTELWDQFEVLERHTQWGLDLLDKYVKFVKERAEVEQAYAKQLRSLVKKYLPKRPTKDDPEVKFSQQQSFVQLLQEVNDFAGQRELVAESLGIRVCLELAKYSQEMKQERKMHFQEGRRAQQQLENGFKQLETSKRKFERDCREAEKAAHTAERLDQDINATKADVEKAKQQAHLRNHMAEESKNEYAAQLQRFNRDQAHFYFSQMPQIFDKLQDMDERRATRLGAGYGLLSEAELQVVPIIGKCLEGMKVAAESVDAKNDSQVLIELHKSGFARPGDLEFEDFSQVMNRVPSDSSLGTPDGRPELRAASSRSRAKRWPFGKKNKTVVTEDFSHLPPEQQRKRLQQQLEERNRELQKEEDQREALKKMKDVYEKTPQMGDPASLEPRIAETLGNIERLKLEVQKYEAWLAEAESRVLSNRGDSLSRHSRPPDPPATAPPDSSSSSNNSGSQDNKESSEEPPSEEGQDTPIYTEFDEDFEESAPPIGHCVAIYHFEGSSEGTISMSEGEDLSLMEEDKGDGWTRVRRKQGGEGYVPTSYLRVTLN, from the exons ATGGATTGGGGCACCGAGCTGTGG GATCAGTTTGAGGTGCTGGAACGCCACACGCAGTGGGGACTGGATCTGTTGGACAAATACGTGAAGTTCGTGAAAGAACGCGCCGAGGTGGAGCAGGCTTATGCCAAGCAACTCCG GAGCCTGGTGAAAAAGTACCTTCCCAAGAGACCTACCAAAGATGACCCCGAAGTCAA GTTCAGCCAGCAACAGTCATTCGTCCAGCTTCTCCAGGAGGTCAATGATTTCGCAGGCCAGCGAGAGCTGGTGGCCGAGAGTCTGGGCATCCGAGTGTGCCTGGAGCTGGCCAAGTACTCGCAGGAGATGAAGCAGGAGAGGAAGATG CATTTCCAGGAAGGCCggcgggcccagcagcagctggagaaTGGCTTCAAACAGCTGGAGACT AGCAAGCGGAAGTTTGAGCGGGACTGCCGGGAGGCCGAGAAAGCGGCTCACACCGCCGAGCGGCTGGACCAGGACATTAATGCCACCAAGGCAGATGTGGAGAAG GCCAAGCAGCAAGCCCACCTTCGGAACCACATGGCCGAAGAGAGCAAGAACGAGTACGCGGCCCAGCTGCAGCGCTTCAACCGAGACCAGGCCCACTTCTACTTCTCACAGATGCCCCAGATATTCGAC AAGCTGCAGGACATGGATGAACGGCGGGCCACCCGCCTGGGGGCCGGGTACGGGCTCTTATCAGAGGCTGAACTGCAGGTGGTCCCCATTATCGGCAAATGCTTGGAGGGCATGAAGGTGGCCGCGGAGTCCGTGGATGCTAAGAAT GACTCACAAGTCCTCATTGAACTACACAAGTCAGGGTTCGCCCGCCCGGGTGACTTGGAATTCGAAGACTTCAGCCAAGTCATGAACCGAGTGCCTTCGGACAGCAGCCTGGGCACGCCGGACGGCAGGCCCGAGCTCCGAGCGGCCTCCAGTCGCAGCCGTGCCAAGCGCTGGCCTTTTGGGAAAAAGAACAAG ACCGTGGTCACCGAAGATTTCAGTCACCTGCCCCCGGAGCAGCAGAGAAAGCGACTCCAGCAACAGTTGGAAGAGAGGAACCGGGAGTTGCAGAAAGAGGAGGACCAGAG GGAGGCCCTGAAGAAGATGAAAGATGTATATGAGAAAACACCACAGATGGGAGACCCTGCCAGCTTAGAGCCCCGCATTGCAGAAACCCTGGGCAACATCGAGAGGCTGAAGCTAGAAGTGCAGAAGTATGAG GCTTGGTTGGCAGAAGCTGAAAGCCGGGTCCTCAGTAACCGGGGGGACAGCCTAAGCCGTCACTCCAGGCCCCCTGATCCCCCAGCTACTGCCCCACCTGatagcagcagtagcagcaacaACAGTGGATCCCAGGATAATAAAGAGAG CTCAGAAGAGCCCCCTTCAGAAGAAGGCCAGGACACCCCCATCTACACTGAGTTCGATGAGGACTTTGAAGAGTCTGCACCCCCCATCGGCCACTGTGTAGCTATCTACCACTTTGAAG gATCCAGTGAGGGGACCATCTCCATGTCGGAGGGGGAAGACCTCAGTCTGATGGAAGAAGACAAGGGTGATGGATGGACACGGGTCAGGCGGAAACAGGGAGGCGAGGGCTATGTGCCCACCTCTTACCTCCGAGTCACACTCAACTGA